A genome region from Anaerobacillus alkaliphilus includes the following:
- the spoVAD gene encoding stage V sporulation protein AD — protein MLVGHRTWAFENKPKIVATGTIGGPFEGNGKIPNDFDTIHGDLWLGQDSYEKAQKVMFEEACSKAVEKAGLTKEQIDFILAGDLINQITPSSFACSSLGSPFIGLFGACSTSMEGLALASLIVNSGHGKYVLAGTASHNTATEKQFRYPTEYGGQKPPTAQWTVTAAGAAIVSKEGDGPIITSATLGKVVDMGLSDPFNMGAAMAPAAVDTISAHLKDRNIEPSYYDYIFTGDLGTIGRNIALDLFKKHSIPVKEERFQDCGLLIYKEDQPVFAGGSGSGCSASVTYGHLLNRMRKGEIKRMLIVATGALLSPLSFQQKLTIPCIAHAVSIEAGGALE, from the coding sequence ATGTTAGTAGGTCATCGTACATGGGCATTTGAAAACAAACCGAAAATAGTAGCGACCGGAACCATTGGTGGTCCCTTTGAAGGGAATGGAAAAATCCCTAATGACTTTGACACGATTCATGGTGATCTATGGCTTGGACAAGACTCTTATGAAAAAGCACAAAAAGTGATGTTTGAGGAGGCTTGTTCGAAAGCAGTAGAAAAAGCCGGTCTTACAAAAGAACAGATTGATTTTATTTTAGCTGGCGATTTAATCAATCAAATTACTCCTTCAAGTTTTGCGTGCAGTAGCCTTGGTTCTCCTTTTATTGGATTGTTTGGAGCATGCTCAACATCGATGGAAGGATTAGCTTTAGCTTCACTTATTGTCAATAGTGGACATGGTAAGTATGTTTTAGCAGGAACTGCGAGTCATAATACCGCAACTGAAAAACAATTTCGTTATCCAACAGAATATGGCGGACAAAAACCGCCAACTGCCCAATGGACTGTTACTGCAGCAGGAGCTGCGATTGTGAGTAAAGAGGGAGACGGACCTATCATTACTTCGGCAACATTAGGTAAAGTTGTTGATATGGGACTGTCTGACCCGTTTAACATGGGAGCAGCAATGGCACCAGCAGCTGTTGATACAATTAGTGCTCATTTGAAAGACCGCAACATAGAGCCGTCTTATTATGATTATATTTTTACGGGCGATTTAGGAACAATTGGCAGAAATATCGCACTTGATTTGTTTAAAAAGCATAGTATCCCAGTTAAAGAAGAACGTTTTCAGGATTGTGGCTTGTTAATTTATAAAGAAGATCAACCGGTATTTGCTGGTGGGAGTGGCTCAGGTTGTTCCGCCAGTGTTACATACGGCCATTTATTAAATCGAATGAGAAAAGGCGAAATAAAACGAATGCTAATTGTAGCAACTGGTGCACTACTCTCACCACTTTCTTTCCAACAGAAATTAACGATCCCGTGTATTGCTCATGCTGTTTCAATTGAAGCAGGAGGTGCTTTAGAATGA
- the spoVAE gene encoding stage V sporulation protein AE — protein sequence MIFFWAFVVGGIICVIGQVLMDVLRLTPAHTMSTLVVSGAILDGLGLYERLIDFAGAGATIPITSFGNALVHGAMAEAERHGLVGVITGIFEVTSAGISAAIIFGFMAALVFKPKG from the coding sequence ATGATCTTTTTTTGGGCTTTCGTTGTCGGAGGTATTATTTGTGTTATTGGACAAGTGTTAATGGATGTACTAAGGCTTACGCCTGCTCATACGATGAGTACTCTTGTTGTTAGTGGTGCCATTCTTGATGGACTAGGATTATATGAACGACTTATCGATTTTGCGGGAGCGGGTGCAACTATTCCGATTACATCATTTGGTAACGCTCTTGTTCATGGTGCTATGGCTGAGGCAGAACGGCATGGGCTTGTAGGAGTTATTACTGGGATATTTGAAGTGACAAGTGCAGGTATATCAGCAGCAATTATATTCGGATTTATGGCTGCTTTGGTATTCAAGCCAAAAGGATAG
- a CDS encoding DUF1657 domain-containing protein: MTVGSQVKQCLASLKSIEANLNSLSIKSLDEEAQLAFHESCLKTRKVVQQLEARVGELEFEEPQYKGL; the protein is encoded by the coding sequence ATGACAGTAGGTTCACAGGTTAAACAATGCTTAGCTAGTTTAAAAAGTATTGAAGCAAATCTAAATAGTCTATCAATCAAATCTCTAGATGAAGAAGCTCAGCTTGCCTTTCATGAGTCTTGCTTGAAAACAAGAAAAGTTGTTCAGCAACTAGAAGCTAGGGTAGGGGAGTTAGAGTTTGAAGAACCACAGTATAAAGGATTATAA
- a CDS encoding DUF421 domain-containing protein: MPGWVEIILRSVVAFLVLLMAPKFFKRSAIAQFSYFEASAMLIIAIILAMGSFHIGIPVGYTITALITWLAIVGIINYISLKSVSFRNFVHGKGLPVIKDGKVLEDNLKKQRYTTDDLLKQLRAKNVFKVADVEFAVLESSGDINVLLKKENQPLTAKDMLIPVAPMKEPQTVIMDGKVMDEALATIGLNRGWLESELEKQAIAIENVFIGQVDSYGELTLDLFDDKIKVPEQKEKPLLLASIKKTQADLEIFSLQTENQQAKTMFEHCAAEMDDVIKKVSKYLH, encoded by the coding sequence ATACCAGGTTGGGTTGAAATCATTCTTCGATCAGTTGTTGCTTTTTTGGTCTTACTTATGGCCCCAAAGTTCTTTAAAAGAAGTGCCATTGCACAATTCTCCTACTTTGAGGCATCGGCAATGTTGATCATTGCGATTATATTAGCAATGGGGTCCTTTCATATCGGAATTCCTGTTGGCTATACAATTACAGCGTTAATTACTTGGTTGGCGATAGTTGGGATAATAAATTATATTTCGTTGAAAAGTGTTTCTTTTCGAAATTTTGTTCATGGAAAGGGCTTACCTGTTATAAAAGATGGGAAAGTATTAGAGGATAATTTAAAGAAACAGAGGTACACAACGGATGATTTGTTAAAGCAATTGCGGGCGAAAAATGTTTTTAAGGTTGCTGATGTGGAGTTCGCAGTACTTGAGTCTAGTGGCGATATTAATGTTTTACTTAAGAAAGAAAATCAGCCATTAACGGCAAAAGATATGCTTATTCCTGTAGCACCTATGAAAGAGCCACAAACAGTTATTATGGATGGGAAGGTAATGGACGAAGCGTTAGCTACAATTGGATTGAACCGTGGTTGGTTAGAAAGTGAATTAGAAAAGCAAGCAATTGCTATTGAGAATGTATTTATTGGGCAAGTTGATAGCTATGGGGAACTTACTCTAGACTTGTTTGACGACAAAATAAAGGTTCCAGAGCAAAAAGAAAAGCCTCTACTTCTTGCATCCATTAAGAAAACACAGGCGGATTTAGAAATTTTTTCATTACAAACAGAAAATCAGCAAGCGAAAACCATGTTTGAACACTGTGCGGCTGAAATGGATGATGTCATAAAAAAGGTTTCCAAATATCTACACTAA
- a CDS encoding D-alanyl-D-alanine carboxypeptidase family protein, whose translation MVKKSFVKMNVIVIVFLLLFSISTTTVGAYNFSVSGQAAILMEQESGRVLYEKDAHRQLRIASITKIMTAILAIESGKMDEIVTVSSNAFGTEGSSLYLRLGEKIKLEDLVYGLMLRSGNDSAVAIAEHVGGSLDGFIYLMNEKASEIGMRNTVFNNPHGLDDHEEHYSTAYDMALLSRYAMKNEEYRVISGTKSYRAPQEGENWDRIWQNKNRLLTQLYKYSTGGKTGYTKRAKRTLVSTATRDNKNLIAVTLNAPSDWQDHMNMFNWGFETFEVLPVVEEGIVKNIKDDFYKNKVSANYSFEYPVTSEEKQLVNKKITLYNPVDEWKERGVPNPVGKITIELKGTNIGEVPLSFIGKLEEEKKSFWTRFVEIIFLTLGVNKDG comes from the coding sequence ATGGTGAAAAAAAGTTTTGTTAAGATGAATGTAATTGTAATAGTATTTTTATTACTATTTTCAATATCAACAACAACGGTTGGTGCATATAATTTTTCCGTTTCTGGCCAAGCTGCCATTTTAATGGAACAAGAAAGTGGAAGAGTTCTTTATGAGAAAGATGCGCATAGGCAATTACGTATCGCAAGTATTACGAAAATCATGACGGCCATTTTAGCGATTGAATCTGGGAAAATGGACGAAATCGTTACAGTTAGTAGTAATGCGTTTGGAACAGAAGGTTCGTCGCTCTATTTAAGGTTAGGAGAGAAAATTAAGCTTGAAGACTTAGTGTATGGACTAATGCTTCGCTCAGGAAATGACTCAGCGGTAGCAATTGCTGAACATGTGGGAGGAAGTCTCGATGGATTTATCTACCTAATGAATGAAAAAGCTAGCGAAATAGGGATGCGTAATACGGTTTTCAATAACCCTCACGGTTTGGATGATCATGAAGAGCATTATTCAACCGCCTATGATATGGCTCTCTTATCACGATATGCCATGAAGAATGAAGAATATCGAGTGATTTCTGGAACGAAGAGTTACCGAGCACCTCAAGAGGGTGAAAATTGGGATCGTATTTGGCAAAATAAAAATCGATTACTAACTCAGCTATATAAATATTCAACAGGTGGAAAAACAGGGTATACCAAAAGAGCTAAACGAACATTAGTTTCAACTGCGACAAGGGATAATAAAAATTTAATTGCAGTTACTTTGAATGCACCTAGTGATTGGCAAGACCATATGAATATGTTTAATTGGGGCTTTGAAACATTTGAAGTTCTCCCTGTAGTTGAAGAGGGGATTGTTAAAAATATTAAAGATGACTTCTATAAAAATAAAGTAAGTGCTAATTACTCGTTTGAATATCCAGTCACATCAGAGGAAAAACAATTAGTGAATAAAAAGATTACTCTTTATAATCCAGTAGATGAATGGAAGGAGCGAGGGGTACCTAATCCAGTAGGAAAAATAACAATTGAGTTAAAAGGAACAAATATTGGTGAAGTACCGTTATCTTTTATTGGAAAGCTAGAGGAAGAGAAAAAGAGTTTCTGGACTAGATTTGTAGAAATCATTTTTCTCACCCTAGGAGTGAATAAAGATGGTTAA
- a CDS encoding nucleoside recognition domain-containing protein — protein MVNIIWMLMLLIGIIFAAINGTMEAVNEAIFKGAQDAVTICIGLISILVFWLGLMRIAQASGLLEGLAKIMKPIATRLFPEVPSNHPAMGYILSNMTANLFGLGNAATPMGIKAMEQLKKLNGDKDTASRSMITLLAINTASITLIPTTVISIRMNYGSANPTEIVGTTLIATACSTLAAIMIDRFFYYRRVRKGREL, from the coding sequence ATGGTTAATATTATATGGATGCTAATGTTACTTATCGGGATTATTTTTGCTGCGATAAATGGCACGATGGAAGCTGTGAATGAGGCTATTTTCAAAGGTGCCCAGGATGCCGTAACAATTTGTATTGGATTAATTAGTATTCTAGTATTTTGGTTAGGATTAATGAGAATTGCCCAAGCTTCAGGGTTACTAGAAGGATTGGCGAAAATTATGAAGCCAATTGCAACAAGGCTTTTCCCTGAGGTTCCAAGTAATCATCCGGCTATGGGTTATATATTGTCCAATATGACTGCTAACCTATTTGGTTTAGGTAATGCTGCTACTCCAATGGGAATAAAAGCAATGGAACAGCTAAAGAAACTTAATGGAGATAAAGACACGGCAAGTCGTTCAATGATTACGTTACTTGCTATAAATACCGCAAGTATTACATTAATCCCTACAACTGTAATATCAATTCGGATGAATTATGGATCAGCAAATCCCACAGAGATTGTTGGTACAACTTTAATCGCTACAGCATGTTCGACATTAGCGGCTATTATGATCGATCGCTTCTTTTACTATCGCCGTGTTAGAAAAGGTAGGGAATTATAA
- a CDS encoding spore maturation protein: MSWISTISIWLIPLLIVFVLLYGTMKRVPTYETFVDGAKEGFGMAISIIPYLVGMLVAISVFRASGAMDAFINILKPALQAIGMPTEIVPLAFIRPISGTGALGMTSDLIATYGPDSFIGRLASTMQGSTDTTFYVLTVYFGAVGIRKMGDALKVGLLADLVGIIASIVVVTLVFGSM, encoded by the coding sequence ATGTCTTGGATTAGTACAATTTCAATATGGCTCATTCCTTTACTCATTGTTTTTGTGTTGCTTTATGGAACAATGAAGCGTGTTCCTACTTATGAAACGTTTGTAGACGGAGCAAAAGAAGGGTTTGGGATGGCCATATCAATTATCCCTTACTTAGTAGGAATGTTAGTAGCTATTTCAGTGTTTCGTGCATCAGGTGCGATGGATGCTTTTATAAATATCTTAAAACCCGCATTACAAGCAATTGGTATGCCGACGGAAATTGTTCCACTAGCTTTTATTCGTCCGATTTCAGGAACAGGTGCTTTAGGGATGACGTCGGATTTAATAGCCACCTACGGTCCGGATTCTTTTATCGGGCGACTGGCTTCTACGATGCAAGGAAGTACAGATACTACCTTCTATGTTCTGACAGTATATTTTGGGGCAGTGGGGATTAGAAAAATGGGAGATGCCTTAAAGGTTGGCTTACTTGCTGATTTAGTTGGAATTATCGCATCAATTGTTGTGGTGACACTTGTTTTTGGTAGTATGTAA
- a CDS encoding pseudouridine synthase, which yields MERLQKVIAQAGVASRRKAEELIAQGRVTVNGEVVTELGTKVTPRKDKVEVDGVPLDREEPVYYMLYKPSGVISSVSDDKGRKVVTDFFSNEHRLFPVGRLDYDTSGLILLTNDGDFANMLMHPKYKVQKMYVAKVQGVPSKEKLRQLEKGIMLEDGKTAPARVKFVSGNPKTGTSIIEITIHEGRNRQVRRMFEAIGHPVLKLKREMYGFLTLKGLNTGEARELRPHEVKQLREIAEKKKFN from the coding sequence ATGGAACGTTTACAAAAGGTTATTGCACAAGCAGGAGTAGCATCAAGAAGAAAAGCAGAAGAGTTAATTGCTCAAGGGCGAGTTACAGTTAATGGAGAAGTTGTAACAGAATTAGGTACAAAAGTAACTCCTAGAAAGGATAAAGTGGAAGTTGATGGTGTTCCTCTAGATCGAGAAGAGCCGGTTTATTATATGTTATATAAACCTTCAGGTGTTATTTCTAGTGTTAGTGATGATAAGGGTAGAAAGGTAGTTACCGACTTTTTCAGTAATGAACATCGACTATTTCCAGTAGGAAGGTTAGATTACGATACATCGGGGCTAATATTGTTAACGAATGATGGTGATTTTGCTAATATGCTGATGCATCCGAAATACAAAGTTCAAAAGATGTATGTGGCAAAAGTTCAAGGTGTTCCTAGTAAAGAGAAGCTAAGACAACTTGAAAAAGGTATTATGTTAGAAGATGGAAAAACAGCACCAGCAAGAGTAAAGTTTGTTTCCGGTAATCCGAAAACAGGGACTTCGATTATTGAAATTACAATTCACGAAGGAAGAAATCGTCAAGTGCGAAGAATGTTTGAAGCTATCGGACACCCTGTTCTAAAACTTAAACGTGAAATGTATGGGTTCCTAACATTAAAAGGTTTAAATACAGGTGAGGCTAGAGAATTAAGACCACATGAAGTGAAACAATTAAGGGAAATAGCAGAAAAAAAGAAATTCAATTAA
- the resA gene encoding thiol-disulfide oxidoreductase ResA — translation MKNRRFFTRLVVLLGITVALGYTFYTSFFNQKDIVSVGDMAPNFVLTDLDGNEIELADLKGKGVFLNFWATVCPPCRDEMPYMENNYQQYRDQGIEIIAVNFDEAPLAIERFVSRYGLTFPILLDRGLQVSQVYGVRELPATFLIDENGVVIERRIGGMTEQIVENYVQKILPTSQ, via the coding sequence ATGAAAAATCGTCGTTTTTTTACTCGCCTTGTTGTTCTACTAGGGATAACTGTTGCATTAGGTTATACCTTTTATACAAGCTTTTTTAATCAAAAAGATATTGTTAGTGTAGGGGACATGGCGCCTAACTTTGTTTTAACTGATTTAGACGGTAACGAGATTGAATTAGCGGATTTAAAGGGGAAAGGTGTCTTCTTAAACTTTTGGGCAACGGTTTGTCCACCATGTCGTGATGAGATGCCGTACATGGAGAATAATTACCAACAGTATAGGGACCAAGGAATTGAAATTATTGCGGTAAACTTTGATGAAGCCCCATTGGCTATAGAGAGATTTGTAAGTCGTTACGGACTAACATTCCCAATTCTTTTGGATCGAGGATTACAAGTTAGTCAGGTTTACGGTGTAAGAGAATTACCGGCAACTTTTTTGATAGATGAAAATGGAGTTGTCATTGAACGTAGAATTGGTGGGATGACAGAACAAATAGTAGAAAACTATGTTCAGAAAATCTTGCCTACTTCCCAATGA
- the resB gene encoding cytochrome c biogenesis protein ResB — MEKVKCECGHVNPYGTVICESCGKPFFDEEKGLLNMRYEGVARRSQTYNKTIIDKIWNFFSSVKVGIWIIIVTLVASSVGTIFPQQFYIPPGANPSIFYQEEYGILGQLYYSFGFHDLYNSWWYMLLIASLGVSLIICSLDRVVPLHRALKTQRVTRHESFLQRQRVHGVSKVDNLDATIEESKQLLQKKKYNISEENGNIVAEKGRFSRWGPYVNHIGLIIFLIGCMLRFFPGMYVDDNIWVREGETVVVRGTDGEFFLRNDRFMVEFYDDTDERFREALMRVGSPVVKTYQTSATLFQRVDDGVVGKEPELVEIARHDIKVNDPFKFHGYALYQYAFKQNEISQMSFELEENATGNRFGRIDVSTYDPNSIYDLGNGYLIEIIEYFPDFYFDDNRTPSSQSRIPNNPAFIFKMISPDKPEGEISFVGIQTNQDIGGENTHRMRFVDIEMNHVTNLVVRKDYTLGLLFVGGFIFMVGLIQGMYWTHRRIWIQKVNDELWISAHTNKNWFGLKKDIEIVVNSTQLTMPIDKVEEEEKKM; from the coding sequence ATGGAAAAGGTGAAATGTGAGTGTGGACACGTAAATCCATATGGCACAGTCATATGTGAATCATGTGGAAAACCTTTTTTTGATGAAGAAAAAGGTTTACTTAACATGCGTTATGAAGGTGTCGCACGTAGGTCACAAACTTATAATAAAACAATAATCGATAAAATTTGGAACTTTTTTTCAAGTGTCAAGGTTGGAATATGGATTATTATTGTTACATTAGTTGCTTCAAGTGTAGGAACTATTTTTCCGCAGCAATTTTATATTCCGCCAGGGGCAAACCCAAGTATTTTTTATCAAGAAGAGTACGGAATTTTAGGACAACTTTATTATTCATTTGGTTTTCATGACTTATATAATTCTTGGTGGTACATGTTATTAATTGCATCACTAGGTGTTTCATTAATTATTTGTAGTCTTGATCGTGTTGTTCCACTACACAGAGCATTAAAAACACAGCGAGTAACTCGTCATGAGAGCTTCCTTCAAAGACAGCGTGTGCATGGTGTTTCAAAGGTGGATAACTTAGATGCTACAATTGAAGAGTCAAAACAACTATTGCAAAAGAAGAAATATAACATTTCTGAGGAAAATGGGAATATTGTTGCCGAGAAAGGCCGTTTTTCAAGATGGGGCCCTTACGTCAATCACATTGGACTAATTATCTTTTTAATAGGCTGTATGTTACGGTTTTTCCCAGGAATGTATGTTGATGATAATATTTGGGTTAGAGAAGGGGAAACTGTTGTTGTCCGAGGAACCGATGGAGAATTCTTTCTAAGAAATGACAGATTTATGGTAGAGTTTTACGATGATACAGATGAGCGTTTCAGAGAGGCTTTAATGCGTGTAGGAAGCCCTGTCGTAAAAACCTATCAAACCTCAGCAACCTTATTTCAAAGAGTTGACGACGGAGTTGTTGGCAAAGAACCAGAGTTAGTCGAAATTGCTAGACATGACATAAAAGTGAATGATCCATTTAAATTTCATGGATATGCTCTTTATCAATATGCATTCAAGCAAAACGAGATAAGTCAGATGAGTTTCGAACTTGAGGAAAATGCCACAGGTAATCGTTTCGGTAGAATTGATGTGTCGACATACGATCCTAATTCAATTTATGATTTAGGTAATGGCTATCTAATAGAAATCATTGAATATTTTCCAGACTTTTATTTCGATGATAATCGTACGCCTTCATCACAATCCCGTATTCCAAATAACCCAGCCTTTATTTTTAAAATGATCTCTCCTGATAAACCAGAAGGAGAAATCTCTTTCGTAGGGATACAAACGAACCAAGATATTGGTGGAGAGAATACACACAGAATGAGATTTGTAGATATTGAAATGAATCATGTTACAAACTTAGTAGTCCGTAAAGACTATACACTTGGACTTTTATTTGTTGGTGGATTTATTTTTATGGTTGGACTTATCCAGGGAATGTATTGGACACATAGACGTATTTGGATACAAAAGGTTAATGATGAACTTTGGATTTCAGCTCATACAAACAAGAATTGGTTTGGTCTGAAAAAAGACATTGAAATAGTCGTTAATTCAACACAACTGACTATGCCAATCGATAAAGTGGAAGAAGAAGAGAAAAAAATGTAG
- the ccsB gene encoding c-type cytochrome biogenesis protein CcsB: MAQLSSNLLLTAFFLYLAATIFFAVSLTGKKFKNKAGEEKNKAGLLGYITAVLALLFALGYFFTRWYVAGHAPVSNLFEYTTFLGIMMSLAFVIIYPIYKADVLGFFSMPVVMLIIAYASMFPREVSPLIPALQSIWLKIHVITTALGQGILAIGFAGGLIYLLRVIDFKKNDKQVKAIEFVMYSIISLVGFILITSTFNALNYEAQFTYVNEKGIESEMVYHLPPIVGPNEYVLLTEDKMSPFFSVHPNIKSGDLNTVIWSLFTGLILYYLIRLVTRRKVGELFQPLLRGVSPQAADEISYRAIAIGFPIFTLGGLIFAMIWAQIAWTRFWAWDPKEVWALITFLFYAAYLHLRLSRGWHGEKSAWLCVIGFAIIMFNLIFVNLVIAGLHSYA, encoded by the coding sequence GTGGCTCAATTAAGTAGTAATCTCTTATTAACAGCCTTTTTTCTTTATTTAGCGGCTACTATCTTTTTTGCTGTATCGCTAACAGGAAAAAAGTTTAAGAATAAAGCAGGAGAAGAAAAAAATAAGGCTGGTTTGTTAGGATATATTACGGCAGTTTTGGCGTTATTATTTGCTCTTGGTTATTTTTTCACACGTTGGTATGTAGCAGGACATGCTCCAGTAAGTAATCTGTTTGAGTATACAACTTTCTTAGGGATTATGATGTCGTTGGCATTTGTTATTATCTATCCAATTTATAAGGCCGATGTACTGGGCTTTTTCTCAATGCCAGTCGTTATGCTAATTATTGCATATGCATCGATGTTCCCTAGAGAAGTTTCACCACTTATCCCAGCGTTACAAAGTATTTGGTTAAAAATTCATGTTATTACAACGGCTTTAGGACAGGGAATTCTAGCCATTGGGTTTGCCGGTGGTCTCATTTATTTATTAAGAGTGATAGATTTTAAAAAGAATGATAAGCAAGTAAAAGCAATTGAATTTGTGATGTATTCAATTATAAGCTTAGTTGGTTTTATTCTAATTACTTCTACATTTAATGCCTTGAATTATGAAGCTCAATTTACTTACGTAAACGAGAAGGGTATTGAATCAGAGATGGTTTATCACCTACCTCCAATTGTAGGTCCAAATGAATATGTACTTTTAACAGAAGACAAGATGTCTCCTTTCTTTAGTGTTCATCCTAATATCAAAAGTGGTGACTTAAACACAGTTATTTGGTCTTTATTCACTGGCTTGATTTTGTATTATTTAATAAGACTTGTAACGAGAAGAAAAGTAGGAGAATTGTTTCAGCCATTACTACGTGGAGTTAGTCCACAAGCCGCTGATGAAATAAGCTACCGTGCGATTGCAATTGGGTTCCCAATTTTCACGTTAGGTGGATTGATTTTTGCGATGATTTGGGCACAGATTGCCTGGACTCGTTTTTGGGCTTGGGATCCAAAAGAAGTATGGGCTTTAATAACTTTCTTATTTTATGCAGCATACCTACACCTTAGATTATCTCGAGGTTGGCATGGAGAAAAGTCAGCTTGGTTATGTGTTATCGGTTTTGCGATTATTATGTTTAACTTAATCTTCGTTAACTTAGTTATTGCAGGTCTTCATTCATATGCATAG
- a CDS encoding response regulator transcription factor gives MSKEAKVLVVDDEERIRRLLKMYLERENYEVDDAENGEIALHMAVENNYDLILLDIMMPGMDGIEVCQEIRKSKATPIIMLTAKGEEANRVQGFEAGTDDYIVKPFSPREVVLRVKALLRRSSSTKFLQTETSSKDVLVFPHLTIDNDAHRVSVDGAEISLTPKEYELLFYLAQSPDKVFAREQLLKDVWNYEFFGDLRTVDTHIKRLREKLNRISPDAAAMISTVWGVGYKFEAVKE, from the coding sequence ATGTCAAAAGAAGCAAAAGTTCTAGTCGTCGATGACGAAGAACGTATCCGCCGTCTTTTAAAGATGTATCTTGAAAGAGAGAATTATGAGGTAGATGACGCAGAAAATGGAGAAATTGCACTCCATATGGCTGTTGAAAATAATTATGATTTAATCTTATTAGACATTATGATGCCTGGCATGGATGGAATTGAAGTTTGCCAAGAAATTCGCAAATCAAAGGCAACACCGATTATTATGCTAACAGCAAAAGGTGAAGAAGCAAATCGTGTTCAAGGTTTTGAAGCAGGTACTGACGATTACATCGTTAAACCATTCAGTCCAAGAGAAGTTGTCCTTCGTGTCAAAGCGTTACTTCGTAGATCTTCATCAACAAAGTTTTTACAAACAGAAACATCTTCAAAAGATGTATTAGTGTTTCCGCATTTAACAATTGATAACGATGCTCATAGAGTTTCCGTTGATGGAGCGGAAATTAGTTTAACGCCAAAAGAGTATGAGTTGCTTTTCTATTTAGCTCAGTCACCTGATAAAGTGTTTGCTCGTGAACAGTTGTTGAAAGATGTTTGGAACTATGAATTTTTTGGAGACTTACGGACAGTTGATACTCACATAAAACGTCTCCGTGAAAAGTTAAATCGCATTTCGCCAGATGCTGCAGCGATGATTTCAACTGTATGGGGTGTTGGGTATAAATTTGAGGCAGTGAAAGAGTAA